One segment of Synechococcus sp. MU1617 DNA contains the following:
- a CDS encoding UvrD-helicase domain-containing protein: MSFLAGLNDAQRRAVDHHEGPLLVVAGAGSGKTRALTHRIAHLIGEHGADPAQILAVTFTNKAAREMKERLEVLLAQRLAQSQYGQPWSTLPPVEQRQLRSRIYREVTKELWIGTFHALFARMLRYDIDKFKDAEGLSWTKQFSIYDEADAQSLVKEIVTQELQLDPKRFEPKKTRWAISNAKNQGWLPDQLEANAEGQRGKLTADVYRRYRKALAANNALDFDDLLLLPVQLLQQNEQVRSYWHRRFRHVLVDEYQDTNRTQYDLIKLLVTDGKEPQDVEDWSGRSVFVVGDADQSIYSFRAADFTILMGFQDDFGDQAPDDSTRTMVKLEENYRSTATILEAANALIANNSERIDKVLRPTRGEGELITLTRCDDEIAEAEAVVHRMRTMEAANPELSWGDMAVLYRTNAQSRAIEESLVRWGIPYIVVGGLRFYDRREIKDLLAYLRLLVNPADTVSLLRVINVPKRGIGKTTIQRLTDAANQLGIPLWDVVSDPEAVRSLGGRSAKGLLQFCELVNDLKARSRDVAPSELIQQVMEKSGYVSELIADGTDEADERRRNLQELVNAALQYQEENEEGDLEGFLATAALSSDADSKDTAADRVTLMTLHSSKGLEFPVVCLVGLEQGLFPSYRSLDDPASLEEERRLCYVGITRAKERLFLSHACERRLWGGMREAAVPSVFLSELPEALIQGDIPQTGGAALRRERRLDRLTRVDRDKPTSAPANAVRRRQAGPAPGRSWQVGDQVIHASFGVGEITHTFGSGEKVSIAVKFAGMGPKILDPRLAPIEPVTTA; encoded by the coding sequence ATGAGCTTTTTGGCCGGCCTCAACGACGCCCAGCGACGGGCTGTAGACCATCACGAGGGGCCCCTGCTGGTGGTGGCAGGCGCTGGCAGTGGAAAAACGCGCGCCCTCACCCATCGGATTGCTCACTTGATCGGTGAGCACGGTGCTGATCCCGCCCAGATCCTGGCGGTGACCTTCACCAACAAAGCCGCCCGCGAGATGAAGGAGCGGCTCGAGGTTCTCCTTGCGCAGCGTTTGGCCCAAAGCCAGTACGGCCAGCCCTGGAGCACCCTTCCACCAGTGGAGCAACGTCAGTTGCGTTCACGCATCTACCGGGAGGTGACCAAGGAGCTGTGGATCGGCACCTTCCACGCTCTGTTTGCGCGGATGCTCCGCTACGACATCGACAAGTTCAAGGACGCCGAAGGACTCAGCTGGACAAAGCAGTTCTCGATCTACGACGAAGCGGACGCCCAGAGCCTGGTGAAGGAGATCGTGACCCAGGAGCTGCAGTTGGATCCCAAGCGGTTCGAGCCCAAGAAGACCCGCTGGGCCATTAGCAATGCCAAGAACCAGGGTTGGCTGCCGGACCAGCTGGAGGCGAATGCCGAAGGCCAGCGGGGCAAGCTCACGGCCGATGTCTACCGGCGTTACCGCAAAGCCTTGGCGGCCAACAACGCTCTGGATTTCGACGATTTGCTGTTGCTGCCTGTGCAGTTGCTCCAGCAGAACGAGCAGGTGCGCAGCTACTGGCACCGCCGTTTTCGCCATGTGCTCGTGGATGAATACCAGGACACCAACCGCACCCAGTACGACTTGATCAAGCTGCTGGTCACCGACGGCAAGGAGCCTCAGGATGTTGAGGACTGGTCAGGCCGCTCGGTTTTTGTAGTTGGTGACGCCGACCAGAGCATTTACAGCTTCCGAGCGGCTGACTTCACGATCCTGATGGGGTTCCAGGACGATTTCGGCGATCAGGCACCGGATGACTCCACCCGAACGATGGTGAAGCTGGAGGAGAACTACCGCTCCACCGCCACGATTCTCGAGGCAGCGAATGCCTTGATCGCCAACAACAGCGAACGGATCGACAAGGTGCTCCGTCCCACCCGCGGGGAAGGAGAGCTGATCACCCTCACCCGCTGTGACGACGAGATCGCCGAGGCGGAAGCCGTCGTGCACCGCATGCGCACGATGGAAGCCGCCAACCCCGAGTTGAGCTGGGGCGATATGGCGGTGCTGTATCGCACCAATGCCCAGTCCCGTGCGATTGAGGAATCTCTGGTGCGCTGGGGCATCCCTTACATCGTTGTGGGGGGGCTGCGCTTCTACGACCGGCGTGAAATCAAGGATCTGCTGGCCTATTTGCGGCTGTTGGTGAATCCGGCTGACACCGTGAGCCTGCTGCGGGTAATCAATGTGCCCAAACGAGGCATCGGTAAGACCACGATTCAGCGCCTCACCGATGCGGCCAATCAACTGGGAATCCCGCTCTGGGATGTGGTGAGTGATCCCGAGGCGGTGCGCTCCCTCGGCGGCCGCTCCGCCAAGGGGCTTCTCCAGTTCTGTGAGCTGGTGAACGATCTGAAAGCCCGCAGCCGTGATGTAGCGCCATCGGAATTGATTCAGCAGGTGATGGAGAAGAGCGGCTACGTCAGTGAGTTGATTGCCGATGGCACCGATGAGGCTGATGAGCGGCGCCGCAACCTCCAGGAACTGGTCAATGCCGCTCTCCAGTACCAGGAGGAAAACGAGGAGGGTGACCTGGAGGGATTCCTGGCCACGGCGGCCCTCTCCAGCGATGCCGACAGCAAAGACACGGCGGCCGATCGCGTCACCTTGATGACCCTGCACAGCAGCAAGGGCCTCGAATTCCCTGTGGTGTGCTTGGTGGGTCTTGAGCAGGGATTGTTCCCCAGTTACCGATCCCTGGATGACCCGGCCTCGCTGGAGGAAGAACGCCGGCTTTGTTATGTGGGCATTACTCGAGCCAAGGAACGTCTGTTCCTCTCCCATGCCTGTGAGCGTCGTCTCTGGGGCGGCATGCGTGAAGCGGCGGTGCCTTCAGTGTTTCTCTCAGAGCTGCCGGAAGCCCTGATCCAGGGCGATATCCCGCAGACCGGTGGGGCGGCGCTCCGGCGTGAACGCCGCCTCGACCGGCTCACCCGGGTGGACCGCGACAAGCCGACATCGGCCCCCGCCAATGCTGTGCGTCGCCGGCAGGCCGGCCCTGCTCCAGGCCGCAGCTGGCAGGTCGGCGATCAGGTCATCCACGCCAGCTTCGGGGTTGGTGAAATCACCCACACCTTCGGCAGCGGCGAGAAAGTGTCGATCGCGGTCAAGTTTGCGGGGATGGGCCCCAAGATCCTCGATCCGCGCCTGGCACCGATCGAACCCGTGACCACCGCTTAA
- the kdsB gene encoding 3-deoxy-manno-octulosonate cytidylyltransferase, with translation MAIRKCVVAVPARLQSSRLPNKVLADIGGKPMIQRVLERCREASGVEAVVLCTDSAKLQTLAEGWGFPVLMTAESCNSGSERIASVAHPLMALGWGDAVPVAEETAVINVQGDQPFIDPAVIDAMAEEFRSQDPVPAVVTPVYGLKPESVHNPNVVKTLLAHDGRALYFSRSAIPHVRDVAEADWHQHTTYWGHVGMYGFRGDVLAAWDQLPASPLEDLERLEQLRLIEAGLTIATFRVQGTSLSVDTAEQLEQARAMV, from the coding sequence ATGGCGATTCGTAAGTGTGTGGTGGCCGTTCCGGCCCGGCTTCAGTCATCTCGACTGCCCAACAAGGTGTTGGCTGACATTGGTGGCAAACCAATGATCCAGCGTGTTCTGGAACGCTGCCGTGAGGCCAGCGGCGTTGAAGCGGTGGTGCTGTGCACCGATAGCGCCAAGCTTCAGACCTTGGCTGAGGGATGGGGGTTTCCGGTGCTGATGACCGCGGAATCCTGCAACTCCGGTAGTGAGCGCATCGCTTCAGTGGCCCATCCATTGATGGCCTTGGGTTGGGGAGATGCGGTCCCCGTGGCCGAAGAGACCGCCGTGATCAACGTTCAGGGCGATCAACCGTTCATCGATCCTGCCGTGATCGATGCCATGGCTGAGGAATTTCGGAGTCAGGATCCTGTGCCAGCAGTGGTTACTCCCGTTTACGGGCTGAAGCCTGAATCGGTGCACAACCCCAATGTCGTGAAAACGTTGCTGGCCCACGACGGCCGCGCCCTGTATTTCTCGCGCTCCGCCATCCCCCATGTGCGCGATGTGGCCGAGGCGGATTGGCATCAGCACACCACCTACTGGGGGCATGTGGGCATGTACGGCTTCCGGGGAGATGTGTTGGCCGCATGGGATCAGCTGCCGGCATCACCACTGGAGGATCTCGAACGCCTCGAGCAGCTGCGGCTGATCGAGGCTGGCCTTACTATCGCCACCTTCCGGGTTCAGGGCACGTCGCTGTCGGTGGACACCGCCGAGCAGCTCGAACAGGCCCGGGCGATGGTCTGA
- a CDS encoding CCA tRNA nucleotidyltransferase, protein MDLPGVPSSVLEALQGAARSLGIPRLALVGGVVRDQLLHQRCGRVWSGVPDLDWVVEGDAAALVAELDRQLGSKRISCVQEHGAFGTVAFQLDGIPLDLATARQEHYPAPAENPVVRAGTLQADLARRDFTINAMALDLVTGELIDLHNGQEDLASGQLRFLHAGSVQDDPTRVIRAARYAARLGFQLAQESSEQIRSTIKQWPWAWGHRDAALSAPPALASRLRMELERLLEREPWPQALDLLEQWQALLLLDPQLQQDPGRMQRLHWAQRLGLPLMPALLVGAADPVAVAQRLQIPGRQQQWLQQCVALCDWLVETPPPLEATPSIWSTALEQQGWPPEAVALAVTLRLKQWKPLLRWWGRWRRIQAPQTARDLIAAGWQPGPGIGEELRRQRSAAQDRSR, encoded by the coding sequence ATGGATCTTCCAGGTGTGCCGTCTTCCGTTCTGGAGGCGTTGCAGGGTGCTGCGCGATCACTCGGCATCCCGCGTTTGGCCCTTGTTGGCGGGGTTGTGCGCGATCAGCTGCTGCATCAGCGCTGTGGGCGCGTCTGGTCGGGTGTTCCCGATCTGGACTGGGTGGTTGAGGGAGATGCCGCTGCGTTAGTGGCGGAACTGGATCGCCAGCTCGGCTCTAAGCGCATCAGTTGTGTTCAGGAGCATGGGGCTTTCGGCACGGTGGCGTTTCAGCTGGATGGAATTCCCCTGGATCTGGCTACGGCGCGGCAGGAGCACTACCCCGCCCCTGCGGAGAATCCCGTGGTGAGAGCGGGAACCCTCCAGGCTGACCTCGCACGCCGGGACTTCACGATCAATGCCATGGCCCTCGATCTGGTGACCGGTGAGCTGATTGATCTCCACAATGGCCAGGAGGATCTGGCCTCAGGCCAGCTCCGCTTCTTGCACGCGGGCAGCGTGCAGGACGATCCCACCCGGGTGATCCGCGCTGCCCGTTACGCCGCCCGGCTTGGGTTCCAGCTCGCGCAGGAGAGCAGTGAGCAGATCCGCAGCACCATTAAGCAGTGGCCATGGGCCTGGGGCCACCGTGATGCAGCGTTGTCGGCTCCGCCGGCTCTTGCCAGTCGTCTGCGGATGGAGTTGGAGCGGCTGCTGGAGCGGGAACCCTGGCCGCAGGCGCTGGACTTGTTGGAGCAATGGCAGGCCTTGCTGCTGTTGGACCCCCAGCTTCAGCAGGATCCAGGACGCATGCAGCGGCTGCACTGGGCCCAACGGCTAGGTCTTCCCTTGATGCCGGCTCTTCTCGTGGGAGCAGCAGATCCGGTTGCTGTCGCCCAACGGCTGCAAATTCCTGGCCGACAACAGCAATGGCTTCAGCAGTGTGTGGCTCTCTGCGACTGGCTGGTTGAGACGCCCCCACCTTTGGAGGCCACTCCGTCGATCTGGTCCACGGCCCTTGAACAACAGGGTTGGCCGCCGGAGGCGGTGGCTCTAGCGGTGACCCTCCGCCTAAAGCAATGGAAACCGCTGCTGCGCTGGTGGGGGCGCTGGCGCAGGATTCAGGCGCCGCAGACAGCGCGCGACCTGATTGCTGCTGGATGGCAACCCGGGCCTGGGATCGGTGAAGAGTTGCGCCGGCAGCGCAGTGCTGCTCAGGACCGCAGCCGATGA
- the kdsA gene encoding 3-deoxy-8-phosphooctulonate synthase, whose amino-acid sequence MAHQIQLGDITFANDRPFALLGGVNVLEDLDFALRCAGHYKDVCGRLNIPLVFKASYDKANRSSIHSFRGPGLNEGLQILQAVKDTHGIPVITDVHSPEEAVAAAKVADIIQLPAFLARQTDLVRAMADTGAVINIKKPQFLSPEQMRNIVDKFRECGNEKLLLCERGTNFGYDNLVVDMLGFGVMKRTCDDLPLIFDVTHALQCRDPGGAASGGRRGQVVDLARSGMAVGLAGLFLEAHPDPAQARCDGPSALPLDQLEPFLTQVKAIDDLVKGMPLLQIN is encoded by the coding sequence GTGGCGCATCAGATCCAACTGGGTGACATCACATTCGCGAACGACCGTCCCTTCGCCCTGCTGGGTGGCGTGAACGTTCTCGAAGATCTCGACTTCGCCCTGCGTTGCGCCGGCCACTACAAAGACGTCTGCGGAAGGCTGAACATCCCGTTGGTGTTCAAGGCGTCCTACGACAAGGCCAACCGTTCCTCCATTCATTCCTTCCGGGGCCCCGGCCTCAACGAAGGGCTGCAGATCCTCCAGGCGGTGAAGGACACCCACGGCATTCCAGTAATCACGGATGTGCACAGTCCGGAGGAAGCCGTGGCTGCCGCCAAGGTGGCGGACATCATCCAGCTGCCGGCTTTCCTGGCCAGGCAGACCGATCTGGTTCGCGCCATGGCGGACACCGGCGCAGTAATCAACATCAAGAAGCCCCAGTTCCTCAGCCCGGAACAGATGCGCAACATCGTGGACAAATTCCGCGAATGCGGGAACGAGAAGCTGCTGCTGTGCGAGCGGGGAACCAACTTCGGTTACGACAATCTCGTGGTGGACATGCTGGGCTTCGGCGTGATGAAACGCACCTGCGATGACCTGCCGCTGATCTTTGATGTCACCCACGCCCTGCAGTGCAGAGATCCAGGTGGTGCTGCCTCAGGCGGACGTCGCGGCCAGGTGGTGGACCTGGCCCGCTCTGGCATGGCGGTTGGCCTGGCTGGTTTGTTCCTGGAAGCACACCCAGACCCGGCGCAAGCCCGCTGCGATGGCCCCAGCGCCCTACCTCTTGATCAGCTGGAACCATTTCTCACGCAGGTCAAAGCCATCGACGATCTGGTGAAGGGCATGCCACTACTTCAGATCAACTGA
- a CDS encoding HAD-IIIA family hydrolase produces MKKLRWWLLRRRLRSIELLVLDVDGVLTDGGLWFDAEGQLIKRFDVRDGLGIRLLQQAGLHIAFLSGGQGGATEVRARQLGISHCLVGIKDKPAALTALQNELGVSAEQTAFVGDDLNDLAVRPVVALLFAPADACWPVRRGADAVLRRQGGHGAVRELAERILQGRGRWGRLRRDGWKDRND; encoded by the coding sequence GTGAAAAAACTGCGCTGGTGGTTGCTACGGCGCCGCCTGAGATCAATTGAACTGCTCGTGCTGGACGTGGATGGCGTCCTCACCGACGGAGGCCTCTGGTTCGATGCCGAGGGGCAGCTGATCAAACGCTTCGATGTGCGCGATGGTCTTGGGATCCGCCTGCTTCAACAGGCGGGGCTTCATATCGCCTTCCTCAGTGGTGGCCAGGGAGGAGCGACAGAGGTGCGTGCCCGGCAACTGGGCATCAGCCATTGCCTTGTCGGCATCAAGGACAAGCCGGCGGCCCTCACAGCCCTGCAAAACGAACTGGGAGTTAGCGCCGAGCAAACGGCCTTTGTGGGCGATGACCTCAACGATCTGGCCGTCAGGCCGGTGGTGGCACTGTTGTTCGCACCCGCCGACGCCTGTTGGCCCGTCCGGCGCGGTGCCGATGCGGTGCTCCGCCGTCAGGGCGGCCATGGGGCCGTCCGTGAGCTGGCGGAGCGCATCCTTCAGGGGCGTGGACGCTGGGGCCGCTTACGCCGCGACGGCTGGAAAGACCGCAACGATTGA
- a CDS encoding sulfotransferase family protein — translation MASDATFLLGVGAQKAGTSWLHDQLHRRSDADFGFLKEYHVFDALELERFAGFRPKRPSPLKWRTWRRARFIANPERYFDYFASRLKPAKIRLTGDITPSYAGLSAESYQRIQKAFAQRNVKTRAVFIMRDPVERFLSQQRMQLRKRGLLTPAHEIEHLNKASLKLLKRESPRNDYPATLDAVRGGLAESEIFIGLYETLFKPATHRELCRYLGIPEHVPDLSHRVNASQATTSVPREVLQRLGRHFAPLVTAVQERCPDLNVEEHWATAMTWREA, via the coding sequence TTGGCCTCTGACGCAACCTTTCTGCTCGGCGTTGGTGCCCAGAAAGCAGGAACCTCCTGGCTACACGATCAACTGCATCGCCGTAGCGACGCCGATTTTGGTTTTCTCAAGGAGTACCACGTCTTCGATGCTCTCGAGCTGGAGCGGTTTGCCGGCTTCAGGCCCAAGCGCCCCTCACCACTGAAGTGGCGCACCTGGCGTCGGGCGCGATTCATCGCAAATCCCGAGCGCTACTTCGACTACTTCGCCTCACGGCTCAAGCCAGCCAAGATCCGCCTGACAGGAGACATCACCCCCTCCTATGCCGGGTTGAGCGCTGAAAGCTATCAGCGCATCCAGAAAGCCTTCGCGCAACGGAACGTGAAAACGCGGGCGGTGTTCATCATGCGCGACCCAGTGGAACGGTTCTTGTCGCAACAACGCATGCAACTGCGCAAGCGTGGTTTGCTCACACCCGCGCATGAAATCGAGCACCTGAACAAAGCCAGCCTCAAGCTGCTCAAACGTGAATCTCCACGAAACGATTACCCCGCAACCCTCGATGCAGTGCGGGGCGGACTTGCTGAATCGGAGATCTTCATCGGCCTGTACGAAACCCTGTTCAAACCAGCGACACATCGAGAGTTGTGCCGGTATCTCGGCATCCCGGAACACGTCCCTGATTTGAGCCACCGCGTGAATGCCAGTCAGGCCACCACGTCGGTGCCGCGGGAAGTGCTTCAGCGCCTGGGCCGGCATTTCGCCCCTTTGGTGACGGCTGTGCAGGAGCGCTGCCCGGATCTGAACGTTGAGGAGCACTGGGCCACCGCCATGACCTGGCGGGAGGCCTAA
- a CDS encoding SIS domain-containing protein — MGRSSRIKSLSALTRCLEEEASAIAAAAARLSSDQVEAALALLERCADRKAKLVITGVGKSGIVARKIAATFSSIGLMALFLNPTDALHGDLGVVAAEDVCLLLSNSGETTELLEVLPHLTRRGTGRIAIVGRADSSLARGSDVVLEAGVDREVCPLNLAPTASTAVAMAIGDALAAVWMERRGISPADFALNHPAGSLGKQLTLTAADLMVPASQLHPFQPHTPLPEVIGGLTRDGIGSGWVENPDSPGSLLGILTDGDLRRALQDHGAETWSQLTAKDLMTADPITAKADVLVVKALEQMEHNRRKPVSVLPVVNQEHQLMGLLRLHDLVQAGLA, encoded by the coding sequence ATGGGCCGATCATCACGGATCAAGTCCTTGTCCGCACTCACCCGCTGCCTTGAGGAGGAAGCCTCAGCGATCGCTGCCGCTGCCGCACGCTTGAGCAGCGACCAGGTGGAAGCCGCCCTGGCCCTGCTGGAGCGCTGTGCAGACCGTAAGGCCAAGCTTGTGATTACTGGTGTGGGCAAGAGCGGAATCGTGGCCCGCAAGATCGCAGCCACGTTCTCGTCCATCGGGCTCATGGCCCTATTCCTCAATCCCACCGATGCACTCCATGGCGATCTGGGTGTGGTGGCCGCCGAGGACGTCTGTCTGCTGCTCTCCAATAGCGGAGAGACCACCGAACTGCTGGAGGTGCTGCCCCACCTGACCCGACGGGGAACCGGGCGGATCGCCATCGTCGGACGGGCTGACTCCTCCTTGGCCCGCGGCAGTGACGTGGTGCTGGAAGCCGGTGTGGACCGGGAAGTGTGTCCTCTAAACCTGGCCCCCACCGCCAGCACAGCCGTAGCCATGGCGATCGGGGACGCCCTGGCAGCCGTGTGGATGGAACGACGCGGCATCTCACCGGCGGATTTCGCCCTGAATCACCCCGCCGGATCCCTGGGCAAGCAGCTGACCCTCACGGCCGCCGACCTAATGGTTCCCGCCAGCCAACTGCATCCTTTTCAGCCCCATACCCCCTTGCCCGAAGTAATCGGCGGGCTGACGCGCGACGGCATCGGCAGTGGTTGGGTTGAAAACCCAGACAGCCCGGGGAGCCTGCTGGGCATCCTCACCGATGGCGACCTGCGCCGTGCCCTGCAGGATCACGGCGCTGAAACCTGGAGCCAATTAACGGCAAAGGATCTGATGACCGCCGATCCGATCACAGCAAAGGCCGATGTTTTGGTGGTGAAGGCTCTGGAGCAGATGGAACACAACCGACGAAAACCCGTCTCCGTGCTGCCCGTGGTGAATCAAGAGCACCAACTGATGGGCCTGCTGCGCCTGCACGATCTGGTTCAGGCCGGTCTCGCGTGA